A genomic segment from Clarias gariepinus isolate MV-2021 ecotype Netherlands chromosome 11, CGAR_prim_01v2, whole genome shotgun sequence encodes:
- the LOC128532803 gene encoding odorant receptor 131-2-like, with the protein MHSARINSNASTNLSLNFSRPLTEKLLLLQILVGSFLYINCLMIFTFLKKDFFREETRYILFAQTLFVDTAFILVSDLLSVETFLQYPVNMVICSFIILIMNYFTCCTPLTLVAMCLERYVAVCMPLRHADISTSKTRLYGLVIIWSISSIIPAFSFIGFWVAAPTVTLYSNKVCDAEIFSVNEWQAHGCAATYVILFILMVSVIVFTYIKILIAARAAASEKNKSNKSLRTVLLHGAQLFLCMMQFFNPYMEMAYWYVEEMTLRNIKYSNLIIFLFVPRSLSPLIYGLRDEKFYYVLRHYALCGTNYLFTTLNEIKQLKTRPT; encoded by the coding sequence atGCATAGTGCACGAATAAACAGTAATGCAAGCACTAATTTATCATTGAACTTTTCAAGGCCCCTGACTGagaagttgttgttgttgcagatCCTGGTTGGAAGTTTCCTTTACATAAATTGCTTGATGATATTTACATTTctgaaaaaggatttttttagaGAAGAAACCAGATATATTTTGTTTGCACAGACACTTTTTGTGGACACTGCTTTCATATTGGTATCGGACTTGCTTTCAGTCGAAACTTTTTTACAGTACCCTGTAAACATGGTTATTTGTTCTTTCATTATTctaattatgaattattttacATGCTGTACACCTCTGACTTTGGTAGCTATGTGTCTGGAACGCTATGTGGCTGTATGCATGCCTTTGAGACATGCAGACATCTCCACAAGCAAGACAAGATTATATGGGCTTGTTATCATATGGAGTATCAGTTCTATAATTCCAGCATTCAGTTTTATAGGATTTTGGGTGGCAGCCCCAACTGTTACTCTGTACTCCAATAAAGTGTGTGATGCAGAGATCTTCTCAGTCAATGAATGGCAGGCCCATGGTTGTGCTGCAACATAtgttatactttttattttgatggTCAGTGTCATTGTTTTTACCTATATCAAAATACTGATTGCAGCCAGAGCTGCTGcttctgagaaaaataaatcaaacaagAGCCTGAGAACTGTGCTGCTTCATGGTGCTCAATTGTTTTTGTGCATGATGCAGTTTTTTAACCCATATATGGAAATGGCATATTGGTATGTGGAAGAAATGACActtagaaatataaaatattcaaatttaataatttttttgtttgtaccaCGTAGTCTTAGTCCATTAATTTATGGTCTGAGAGATGAAAAATTTTACTATGTTTTGAGACATTATGCTTTGTGTGGTACAAACTACCttttcacaacattaaatgaaatcaaacaaTTGAAAACAAGACCAacttaa
- the LOC128532653 gene encoding odorant receptor 131-2-like, protein MNRNISTNLSFNFLKPLTEKLLLLQILVGSFLYINCLMIFTFLKKGVFREETRYILFAQTLFVDTAFLLVADLLSVGTFLQYPVNMVICSLSFLIQNFFTCCTPLTLVAMCLERYVAICMPLRYADISTTKIRLYGLVIIWSISSIIPAFSFIGYWVAAPPVTLYSYEVCNAEVVLVKEWQAHGRAAIYVILFFVMVSIIVFTYIQILIAARAVASEKKKSTNKSLRTVLLHGAQLFLCMMQFFNPYIEMAYWNVEEMTLRNIKYSNLIVFLFVPRSLSPLIYGLRDEKFFYVLRHYALFGTSFSTLSEIKQYKIRPI, encoded by the coding sequence ATGAACAGAAACATAAGCACTAATTTgtcatttaactttttaaagccTTTGACTGAGAAGTTGTTGTTGCTGCAGATCCTGGTTGGAAGTTTCCTTTACATTAATTGCTTAATGATATTCACATTTCTGAAAAAAGGTGTATTTAGAGAAGAAACCAGATATATTTTGTTTGCACAAACACTTTTTGTGGACACTGCTTTCCTTTTGGTAGCAGACTTGCTTTCAGTTGGAACTTTTTTACAGTACCCCGTGAACATGGTTATTTGTTCTCTTAGTTTTttaattcagaatttttttacaTGCTGTACCCCTCTGACTTTGGTAGCTATGTGTCTGGAACGCTATGTTGCTATATGCATGCCTTTGAGATATGCTGACATCTCCACAACTAAGATAAGGTTATATGGGCTTGTTATCATATGGAGTATCAGTTCTATAATTCCAGCATTCAGTTTTATAGGATATTGGGTAGCAGCCCCACCTGTTACTCTGTACTCCTATGAAGTGTGTAATGCAGAGGTTGTCTTAGTCAAAGAATGGCAGGCCCATGGTCGTGCTGCGATTTatgttatacttttttttgttatggtcAGCATCATTGTATTCACCTATATCCAAATACTGATTGCAGCCAGAGCTGTTgcttctgagaaaaaaaaatcaactaatAAGAGCCTGAGAACTGTGCTGCTTCATGGTGCTCAATTGTTTTTGTGCATGATGCAGTTTTTTAACCCATATATAGAAATGGCATACTGGAATGTTGAAGAAATGACActtagaaatataaaatattctaatttaattgtttttttgtttgtaccaCGTAGTCTTAGTCCTTTAATTTATGGTCTAAGAGATGAAAAATTCTTCTATGTTTTAAGACATTATGCTTTGTTTGGTACAAGCTTCTCAACattaagtgaaataaaacaatataaaataagacCAATTTAA